One genomic window of Cygnus olor isolate bCygOlo1 chromosome 3, bCygOlo1.pri.v2, whole genome shotgun sequence includes the following:
- the OPN3 gene encoding opsin-3, whose amino-acid sequence MPWGNGSVATSRLEPPAAEQEAPGERPPFSAGTYELLALLIATIGVLGLCNNLLVLVLYYKFKRLRTPTNLFLVNISLSDLLVSVFGVSLTFMSCLRSRWVWDAAGCVWDGFSNSLFGIVSIMTLTVLAYERYIRVVHAKVIDFSWSWRAITYIWLYSLAWTGAPLLGWNRYTLEIHGLGCSVDWKSKDPNDTSFVLFFFLGCLVVPVVIMAYCYGHILYAVRMLRCVEDFQTVQVIRLLKYEKKVAKMCFLMISTFLVCWMPYAVVSLLVTYGYGNLVTPTVAIIPSFFAKSSTAYNPVIYIFMSRKFRQCLLQLLCFRLMRFQRTAKETPGEGNDKPIRPIVMSQKGGDRPKKKVTFSSSSIIFIITSDDTQQIDDNSKHNGTKVNVIQVKPL is encoded by the exons ATGCCCTGGGGGAACGGCTCGGTCGCCACTAGCCGCCTGGAGCCCCCGGCGGCGGAGCAGGAGGCGCCGGGCGAGCGGCCCCCCTTCAGCGCCGGCACCTACGAGCTGCTGGCGCTGCTCATCGCCACCATCGGCGTGCTGGGCTTGTGCAACAActtgctggtgctggtgctctACTACAAGTTCAAGCGGCTCCGCACGCCCACCAACCTCTTCCTCGTCAACATCAGCCTCAGCGACCTGCTGGTGTCCGTCTTCGGCGTGAGCCTCACCTTCATGTCCTGCCTGAGGAGCCGCTGGGTCTGGGACGCCGCCGGCTGCGTCTGGGACGGCTTCAGCAACAGCCTCTTCG GAATTGTTTCAATTATGACTCTCACTGTTCTCGCCTATGAACGCTACATTCGAGTAGTCCATGCAAAAGTGATTGACTTCTCCTGGTCTTGGCGGGCTATCACATACATCTGGCTCTATTCATTGGCCtggactggagcacctcttttGGGCTGGAACAGATACACACTGGAAATTCATGGATTAGGTTGCTCAGTGGACTGGAAGTCAAAAGACCCCAATGACACCTcctttgtgctctttttttttcttggctgtcTGGTTGTACCTGTTGTGATCATGGCCTATTGCTATGGACATATTCTATATGCAGTAAGAATG CTTCGCTGTGTGGAAGATTTTCAGACTGTTCAAGTGATCAGACTTCTAAAATACGAAAAGAAGGTGGCTAAGATGTGTTTCTTAATGATCTCTACCTTCCTTGTTTGTTGGATGCCCTATGCAGTGGTCTCCCTTCTAGTAACATATGGCTATGGCAACCTTGTAACTCCAACAGTAGCTATCATCCCATCTTTCTTTGCCAAGTCAAGCACTGCTTATAATCCAGTCATCTATATTTTCATGAGTAGAAAG tTTCGACAATGCCTTTTGCAACTCCTGTGCTTTCGCTTGATGAGATTCCAGAGGACTGCGAAAGAGACCCCAGGAGAAGGGAATGACAAACCAATACGACCAATAGTAATGTCTCAAAAAGGAGGGGACAGGCCAAAGAAGAAAGTGACGTTTAGCTCTTCCtctatcatttttattatcacCAGTGATGACACTCAGCAAATAGATGATAACAGTAAACACAACGGAACAAAAGTAAACGTCATCCAAGTAAAGCCACTATAG